A part of Campylobacter concisus genomic DNA contains:
- the ilvA gene encoding threonine ammonia-lyase, with the protein MVSLNKIIQAKITIGHFVNKTPFALSAKLSKNLGASIYLKEENLQRTGAYKIRGAYNKIASLSDEERKRGVVAASAGNHAQGVAISAKEFGVHACIIMPESTPLLKVAGTKDLGAEVILKGDNFDEAYAFAVNYAKDKGMTFVHPFNDEYVMAGQGTVGLEMLDEISDLDIVIVPVGGGGLASGVASCIKQVNPKTKVICVGAKGAPAMFNSYGAKKSINSKSVRTIADGIAVRDASEITLANIIECVDEFVQVDDEEIATAILFLLETQKIVVEGAGAAGVAALMHDKIKFKKGAKIGVVLSGGNIDVQVLSIIIEKGLIKSHRKMTLQITLVDKPGALMSLTDSLKSANANIVKIDYDRFSTRLDYGDASITITLETKGLEHQEKIKEVLTKNGFSFTQLF; encoded by the coding sequence ATGGTTTCACTAAATAAAATCATCCAAGCAAAGATCACGATCGGTCATTTTGTAAATAAAACTCCATTTGCTCTGAGTGCGAAACTTAGTAAAAATTTGGGTGCAAGCATCTATCTAAAAGAGGAAAATTTACAACGAACCGGAGCTTATAAAATAAGAGGCGCTTACAATAAAATAGCTAGCCTAAGTGATGAGGAGAGAAAGCGTGGTGTCGTGGCTGCAAGTGCTGGCAACCACGCTCAAGGCGTAGCGATAAGCGCGAAAGAATTTGGCGTACACGCTTGTATCATCATGCCAGAATCAACCCCGCTTCTAAAGGTTGCTGGTACGAAAGACCTTGGCGCAGAGGTTATTTTAAAAGGTGATAATTTCGATGAGGCGTACGCTTTTGCGGTTAATTACGCTAAAGATAAGGGTATGACCTTTGTTCACCCATTTAACGACGAGTATGTCATGGCAGGACAAGGCACTGTGGGGCTTGAGATGCTTGATGAGATAAGCGACCTTGATATAGTCATCGTCCCAGTTGGTGGAGGCGGATTAGCTAGTGGTGTGGCTAGTTGTATAAAGCAGGTCAATCCAAAGACAAAAGTAATCTGTGTCGGTGCAAAAGGCGCTCCAGCGATGTTTAATAGCTACGGTGCTAAAAAGAGCATAAACTCAAAATCAGTCCGCACCATAGCTGATGGCATCGCTGTGCGTGATGCGAGCGAGATCACATTAGCAAATATTATTGAGTGCGTTGATGAGTTTGTGCAAGTTGATGATGAGGAGATCGCAACTGCGATTTTGTTTTTGCTAGAGACTCAAAAGATCGTTGTAGAAGGAGCTGGCGCAGCTGGCGTGGCAGCACTTATGCATGATAAGATCAAATTTAAAAAAGGTGCGAAGATAGGCGTGGTACTAAGTGGCGGAAATATCGACGTACAGGTGCTTTCTATTATCATCGAAAAGGGTCTTATCAAGTCTCATCGCAAGATGACCTTGCAAATAACGCTTGTGGATAAGCCAGGAGCGCTTATGAGCCTAACAGATAGCCTCAAATCAGCAAATGCAAACATCGTCAAGATCGACTACGACCGCTTCTCAACAAGGCTTGATTATGGTGATGCAAGTATTACTATCACACTTGAGACAAAGGGTCTTGAGCATCAAGAAAAGATCAAAGAAGTACTTACTAAAAACGGTTTTTCTTTCACTCAACTATTTTAA